One region of Salvia miltiorrhiza cultivar Shanhuang (shh) chromosome 3, IMPLAD_Smil_shh, whole genome shotgun sequence genomic DNA includes:
- the LOC131018589 gene encoding uncharacterized protein LOC131018589, protein MGFVTDTQILYADLLTGYLSHWELQERLVAIESVFEEDPIEARAEDEDEEKPMEDPIEARAEDEDEEEPMEDPVEARAEEDRESKVDTDEKMSELFCAGLRQDIRVVLASQAALSYTEALNRALDMELAMQPEKVLQAPAPPLTQTKISGGQQTVPPAQSGKRKWQGQGQQQQGKQQYLGQSSGQQMTPPCAKCNKMHLGVCKAGSNSCFHCGQAGHYLSHCPSK, encoded by the exons ATGGGATTCGTCACAGACACTCAGATTCTCTACGCGGACCTGTTGACGGGATATCTTTCGCACTGGGAGCTCCAGGAGAGGTTGGTAGCCATCGAGTCCGTATTTGAGGAGGATCCGATAGAGGCTAGAGCCGAGGATGAGGACGAGGAGAAGCCGATGGAGGATCCGATAGAGGCTAGAGCCGAGGATGAGGACGAGGAGGAGCCGATGGAGGATCCGGTAGAGGCTAGGGCCGAGGAGGATCGCGAGAGT AAagtggacactgatgagaagaTGTCTGAGCTTTTCTGCGCCGGTTTGAGGCAGGACATTAGGGTAGTGTTGGCAAGTCAGGCCGCACTGTCATACACTGAGGCTTTGAATCGAGCCTTAGATATGGAGTTGGCTATGCAGCCAGAGAAAGTACTGCAAGCACCTGCGCCGCCGTTGACTCAGACAAAAATATCTGGAGGACAACAGACTGTGCCTCCAGCACAgagtggaaaaagaaaatggcAAGGACAAGGCCAGCAACAACAGGGTAAACAGCAATACCTTGGACAGTCGTCAGGACAACAGATGACGCCGCCGTGTGCCAAGTGCAACAAGATGCACTTGGGGGTTTGTAAAGCTGGATCTAATAGTTGCTTCCACTGTGGACAAGCTGGTCATTACTTGTCGCACTGCCCGAGTAAATAA